The DNA region TAGATTAATTTTATTAACAACTGTTTTAATTTCTTGCTCTTGTAATTTATCCGAAATCAGAAGCATATTATTATGTTCTACCACAATAAGGTTCGAAACGCCATTAATAACTGCAATTTTATCGTTAGGAATCTGAATAAAATTATCGCTTGCAAGATTGGTAAATACCATATTGCCTCTAATAATATTATTGTTTTTATCTTTTTTTAAATTTTCAAACAACGATCCCCAAGTGCCCAAATCAGACCAACCAAAATCGGCTTTAATAACATAAACATTATCTGCTTTTTCCATTATACCGTAATCAATAGAAATATTGGGGCATTCGCTGTATATATAAGATAATTTTTCTTCCGTTTTTTGAGCACTTGTATTATATTCTTTAAATAAATGAAAAACTTCGGGTAAGTGTTGCTCGAACGAATTTTCTACCGTTTTGATATTCCATAAAAAAATGCCACTATTCCAGAAAAAATCACCGCTTTTTAAAAAAAACTCTGCCAACTCATAATTGGGTTTTTCGGTAAATGTTTTTACCCTCATAATAATATTTTTGGCTTTGTCGTCGTGGTTAATTTGAATATAACCATACCCTGTTTCTGGCCGATTAGGTTTAATACCAATGGTAAGAAGGGCATCGTTTTGAGCAACAAATTCAATACCTTTTTGAATAATATTAATAAACTTTTGAGTATTTAAAATAAGATGATCGGCTGGAGAAACAACAATATTAGCATTTGCGTTTAATTGTTTAATATACGAATTAGCGTATGCAATACATGGAGCCGTATTTTTTCGCATAGGCTCGAGCAATATATTTGGCTCGGGAATTTCTGGTAATTGTACCTTAACAATATCTTTATATTCCTTATTAGTTACAATAACCATATTTTTGTATGGACATATTTCAAGAAAACGTTCAGCGGTTTCTTGTAAAAAGGTTTTTCCTGTTCCTAAAATATCAAGAAATTGTTTAGGATAATTGCTAGTGCTTAGAGGCCAAAAGCGGCTTCCTATACCGCCAGCCATTATAACAACGTATGTATTATTTTCCATTTTTTTGACCGCAAAGATACAAGAACTTTTTTTAAATTACATGTTTTTTTATGCTATCCTGAAACGCATGTATTTATCACATAATTACAATGATTAAAAAATTTAAAATAATTAAAGCTAAAAGTAATAAAACTGCATGACGTTTAATTTCCAAACTAACTAAAACAATCGATAATGATAATGCAATAAAAACAACAATTATATAATATAATGAAGGTAACGATAAACTAAAAAGAAAAAGCCAAACAATAACTAAAGATATGTGTAACCATAAAAAAAAGCGACGTGTACGTATTTTCTTTAATCCTATTTTTCTATTGATAAATTTAGAAACAGTAAAAAAAGATAATATCAGTAATATCATTAAAGGGTATATGGATGACAAAAATTGAGCATAATTAAAATGCTGAATTTCTGAGTTCCGATTTATTAAGGAAAATACATGTTGATTGCTAATAAAAAACATAATGGCATCCATAAATATAAAAGGAAAAAAATAACTCAATAAAAGCAATATATATTCCTTTATATAAAATGGTCGCATAACGATAATGCTAAAAAACGACAAAAATAAAATAATGGTAAAATCTATGTTTATTAAAGAGATAAGAGCATTTAAGAAACCAATATAAATAATTTCTTCGAATGCTTTTTGTTTATCATATAATGAAATAATAATTTTAATAATTAATAGAAAAAATGGTATTATCAATACCGCTGTAAAATCAAGAAAAGTTGAGGTTAATATATTTATTAGTAATACAAAAACAATAGAGGGCAGCAATAATCCCACATGGTCAGCAAACTCCTTACTAATAGACATCATAATAAATGCAGACGCCAATATTATCAAGTAAATAAGTACAATAGAAGCATAAGTATTTAAGGTAATATCCTTTAAAAAAACAGGCGAAAAACTAAAGTTAATAACCAAAGGATGGTGATTTATAATAGAAGTAATAATAAAACCCCATAAACCTACAACCAAAAAATACCAAAAGTTTAGAGAATTTTGGTTATAAAATAGTTTATTTATCATTTTTATTGAAATTCGTATCCGATATCCTTGCGATAATAAATCCCTTCGTAGTCAACTTTCTGAAGAGAATTATATACTTTATCGAGCGATTCTTTAATGGTTCTACCGCTATCGACCATCATTAAAACCCTTCCACCATGGGTATAAATCTCATTTTGTTTAGCCTCAGTTCCAGCATGAAATACAAGCGAATCGACTTTTTCTAAGCCTTTTATCAATTTGCCTTTTTCATATTTTTCGGGATAACCTTTAGATGCGGCAACCACACAAGTATAAAAATCGTTTTTAATTTTAATCTGTTGTTCATTTAAGTTGCCTTCAAACAAGGCATCTAATATTTCTAATAAATCGTTTTCGATTCTTGGAATCACGACTTCTGTTTCGGGATCGCCCATACGTGCATTGTATTCAATTACATAAGGTTCACCATTGCTTATGAGCAAACCAATAAATATAAAGCCTTTGTAATTTATTTTTTCGTGCAATAGACCATAAACTGTACGATGTACAATCAAATCTTCAATTTTTTTCCGTAAAACATTGTCGATAAAAGGCACCGGCGAAATGGATCCCATGCCACCTGTATTTAAGCCTCTATCACCCTCTCCTATTCTTTTATAATCTTTAGCTTCGGGCAGAATAAGATATTTTTCGCCATCGGTAAGAATAAAAAACGATGCTTCAATTCCTTTCAAAAATTGTTCAATGACCACTGTCTCGCTTGCTTGTCCAAACTTTCCATCAAGCATATCCTGTAGGGCTTGGCATGCTTCGTCGTAATCGTTGATAATAAGTACACCTTTGCCGGCTGCCAAACCATCGGCTTTTAATACATAAGGGGGGTGAAACGTTTTCAAAAATGATTGACCTTCTTTTAAGG from Bacteroidales bacterium includes:
- a CDS encoding mannose-1-phosphate guanylyltransferase, with the translated sequence MENNTYVVIMAGGIGSRFWPLSTSNYPKQFLDILGTGKTFLQETAERFLEICPYKNMVIVTNKEYKDIVKVQLPEIPEPNILLEPMRKNTAPCIAYANSYIKQLNANANIVVSPADHLILNTQKFINIIQKGIEFVAQNDALLTIGIKPNRPETGYGYIQINHDDKAKNIIMRVKTFTEKPNYELAEFFLKSGDFFWNSGIFLWNIKTVENSFEQHLPEVFHLFKEYNTSAQKTEEKLSYIYSECPNISIDYGIMEKADNVYVIKADFGWSDLGTWGSLFENLKKDKNNNIIRGNMVFTNLASDNFIQIPNDKIAVINGVSNLIVVEHNNMLLISDKLQEQEIKTVVNKINLK
- the purD gene encoding phosphoribosylamine--glycine ligase, with the protein product MSKANIPYNVLILGSGAREHTLAWKVAQSQRLHKLFIAPGNAGTASLGTNLPINPLDFEAVKKAIVEHQIEMVIVGPEEPIVKGIADYLTSDPDTIHCRVVAPLSQGGKLEGSKSWAKQFMLKYNIPTAKYHIVTKATLKEGQSFLKTFHPPYVLKADGLAAGKGVLIINDYDEACQALQDMLDGKFGQASETVVIEQFLKGIEASFFILTDGEKYLILPEAKDYKRIGEGDRGLNTGGMGSISPVPFIDNVLRKKIEDLIVHRTVYGLLHEKINYKGFIFIGLLISNGEPYVIEYNARMGDPETEVVIPRIENDLLEILDALFEGNLNEQQIKIKNDFYTCVVAASKGYPEKYEKGKLIKGLEKVDSLVFHAGTEAKQNEIYTHGGRVLMMVDSGRTIKESLDKVYNSLQKVDYEGIYYRKDIGYEFQ